A stretch of Halomonas elongata DSM 2581 DNA encodes these proteins:
- the ruvX gene encoding Holliday junction resolvase RuvX: MSSQRLILGFDFGTRRIGVAVGNELTRSARALDPLPARDGIPDWTRVARLVDEWRPDLFVVGLPLNMDGTESDMSTRARKFGKRLFGRYGIPCEMADERGSTREAKAIARDAGHRGNYRDDGVDGLAAVLILEGWLADQEGLP, translated from the coding sequence ATGAGTAGCCAGCGCCTGATCCTGGGCTTCGATTTCGGTACCCGACGCATCGGCGTGGCGGTGGGCAACGAGCTGACGCGCAGTGCCAGGGCACTGGACCCGCTGCCGGCGCGTGACGGCATTCCCGACTGGACGCGGGTCGCCCGGCTGGTCGACGAGTGGCGGCCGGATCTTTTCGTGGTCGGCCTGCCGCTCAACATGGATGGCACCGAGAGTGACATGAGCACCCGGGCGCGCAAGTTCGGCAAGCGCCTGTTCGGTCGCTACGGCATTCCCTGCGAGATGGCCGACGAGCGCGGATCGACTCGCGAGGCCAAGGCCATCGCCCGCGATGCCGGGCATCGCGGCAATTATCGCGACGATGGTGTCGATGGCCTGGCGGCCGTGCTGATTCTTGAAGGCTGGTTGGCCGATCAGGAAGGCCTTCCTTAA
- a CDS encoding CvfB family protein gives MSDSHHRSASRAGHSRREPMRRAREPRASVGDVAYLPVVTVNETGAFLDWGHAHDLLLPFGEQRFRPTVGRRVLVMIAEDDRGRPFASQRLDRYLDDHAEGLSAGDAVALVIAEQTDLGYKAAVDGRFWGLLYHDDVTRPLRRGQRLKGHVKRVRDDGRLDLSLLPTGSARLDAVGETVLKALRESGGYLPLGDKSSAAEIKARLGVSKGAFKQAIGRLYKQGRISLEPTGIRLVPGGNQDSHGTS, from the coding sequence ATGTCTGACTCTCACCATCGCTCCGCTTCCCGCGCTGGCCATTCCCGTCGCGAGCCCATGCGCCGGGCCAGGGAGCCCCGGGCCAGTGTCGGCGATGTGGCTTATCTGCCGGTGGTGACAGTCAACGAGACGGGGGCCTTCCTCGATTGGGGCCATGCCCACGATCTCCTGTTGCCCTTTGGTGAGCAGCGCTTTCGTCCCACGGTGGGTCGCCGGGTGCTGGTGATGATCGCCGAGGACGACCGTGGCCGGCCGTTCGCTTCCCAGCGTCTCGATCGCTACCTCGACGATCATGCCGAGGGGCTCTCCGCCGGTGACGCCGTGGCGTTGGTGATCGCCGAGCAGACCGACCTGGGCTACAAGGCAGCGGTGGATGGTCGGTTCTGGGGGCTGCTCTACCATGACGATGTAACGCGGCCGCTGCGCCGCGGTCAGCGCCTGAAAGGTCACGTGAAACGGGTGCGCGATGATGGTCGTCTGGACCTGTCGTTGCTGCCGACCGGCTCGGCACGGCTCGATGCGGTGGGGGAGACGGTGCTCAAGGCGTTGCGCGAGAGCGGCGGTTATCTTCCGTTGGGTGACAAGAGCTCGGCCGCCGAGATCAAGGCGCGGCTGGGTGTCAGCAAGGGCGCCTTCAAGCAGGCCATTGGCCGACTCTACAAGCAAGGGCGCATCAGCCTGGAGCCCACGGGTATCCGCCTGGTACCTGGCGGGAATCAGGACTCTCACGGAACCTCGTAG
- a CDS encoding PhzF family phenazine biosynthesis protein has protein sequence MPSPLSRYYLLDVFTDTPLAGNPLAVFLDAGSMEASDMQAFANELNLAETVFVGARQAENDFPIRIFTPSRELPFAGHPTIGTAHLLAAQGLVDTTQPLILRAPVGPLEVRFEGELARFTTAVPVEVGASSLGRAAAATLLGLEASAIAGDPVQASCGLPFHLIPLDSEASLAKVVPDIGQWTQHVSPSGVDQVYLYVENGESLATRTFIREFAGLKEDPATGSAASALAGYLGTRDRLDDRQWRIRQGVDMGRPSEIIARARRDGEQVRVEVAGQACLVGEGAFYPRD, from the coding sequence ATGCCCAGTCCACTCTCGCGTTACTACCTGCTGGATGTATTCACCGATACACCGCTGGCGGGCAATCCGCTGGCCGTGTTCCTCGATGCCGGGAGCATGGAGGCCTCGGACATGCAGGCGTTCGCCAACGAGCTCAACCTGGCGGAAACGGTCTTCGTGGGGGCGCGGCAGGCAGAGAACGACTTTCCGATACGTATCTTCACGCCGAGCCGCGAACTGCCGTTCGCCGGCCATCCGACCATCGGCACGGCACACCTGCTGGCCGCCCAGGGGCTGGTGGATACCACGCAGCCGTTGATACTGAGGGCGCCGGTAGGACCTCTGGAGGTACGTTTCGAGGGGGAGCTGGCGCGCTTCACCACCGCCGTGCCGGTCGAGGTCGGTGCGAGTTCGCTGGGACGTGCCGCCGCCGCCACGTTGCTCGGTCTTGAAGCGTCGGCGATCGCCGGCGACCCGGTCCAGGCCTCCTGCGGATTGCCGTTCCACCTCATTCCACTGGATAGCGAAGCCTCGCTGGCGAAGGTGGTGCCGGACATCGGGCAGTGGACGCAGCATGTCTCGCCCAGCGGGGTCGACCAGGTCTATCTGTATGTGGAGAACGGCGAATCACTGGCGACACGCACCTTCATTCGCGAGTTCGCCGGCTTGAAGGAAGATCCTGCCACCGGCAGTGCGGCATCGGCGCTGGCCGGCTACCTGGGGACCCGGGATCGGCTCGACGACCGCCAGTGGCGCATTCGCCAGGGTGTGGACATGGGGCGCCCCAGCGAGATCATCGCCCGGGCCCGACGCGACGGCGAACAGGTCCGGGTCGAGGTCGCCGGGCAAGCCTGCCTCGTCGGCGAGGGTGCCTTCTACCCCCGGGACTGA
- a CDS encoding multidrug effflux MFS transporter, translating into MLRLTSTATIALLATLTALGPLATDMYLPAMPSMAEALSTGPDEIQLTLSLYMAGFALAQLFCGPISDRFGRRPVMIAGFGLFLFASLMCMLASNIETLLIGRFLQAFGGATGPVLARAAVRDIFGPIEASRVLSYMASTMALAPALAPVIGAGLLLFFGWQAIFTLLALYAVAMLLLLIFAMPEPLPAERRQSIQPSAILANFRMLLTQRTFIGYTLTNATSFAGLFAFLSGSSFVLIDFMGLTPFQYGIGFMLIVAGFFVGSLVSGRYSHRLGRDRLLQYATLMCALAGTAMASLAFAGVYAAWAVIGPHILFLVGFGILMPQSMAGALAPNPQCAGSASSLFGFLQMTVAALIGTLVGQFHDGTSQAMALTIGLAGVLSMASFWCLARPASRQAETRPSPAK; encoded by the coding sequence GTGCTGAGGCTGACCTCGACCGCGACCATAGCGCTACTGGCCACCCTGACCGCACTGGGTCCCTTGGCCACCGACATGTACCTGCCCGCCATGCCCAGCATGGCCGAAGCGCTGTCGACCGGTCCCGACGAGATACAGCTGACACTGAGCCTCTACATGGCCGGCTTCGCCCTGGCCCAGCTGTTCTGTGGCCCGATCTCCGACCGTTTCGGGCGCCGGCCAGTGATGATCGCGGGATTCGGCCTGTTCCTGTTCGCCAGCCTGATGTGCATGCTGGCCAGCAATATCGAAACCCTGCTCATCGGCCGCTTCCTGCAGGCATTCGGGGGCGCCACCGGGCCGGTACTGGCCCGCGCCGCGGTACGCGACATCTTCGGCCCCATCGAGGCCAGCCGCGTGCTCTCCTACATGGCCAGCACCATGGCGCTGGCACCGGCATTGGCACCGGTCATCGGTGCCGGCCTGCTGCTGTTCTTCGGCTGGCAAGCCATTTTCACGCTGCTGGCGCTGTACGCCGTAGCGATGCTGCTGTTGCTGATATTCGCGATGCCCGAGCCACTGCCTGCCGAGCGGCGCCAGTCGATACAGCCCAGCGCGATCCTGGCCAATTTCCGCATGCTGCTGACCCAGCGCACCTTCATCGGCTATACCCTGACCAACGCCACCAGCTTTGCCGGCCTGTTCGCCTTTCTCTCGGGCTCGTCTTTCGTGCTGATCGACTTCATGGGATTGACGCCCTTCCAGTACGGCATCGGCTTCATGCTGATCGTCGCGGGCTTCTTCGTCGGGTCATTGGTCAGCGGCCGCTACAGCCATCGCCTGGGACGCGACCGCCTGCTGCAATACGCCACCCTGATGTGCGCCCTGGCCGGTACCGCCATGGCCAGCCTGGCTTTTGCCGGTGTCTACGCTGCCTGGGCAGTGATCGGCCCGCACATCCTGTTTCTCGTCGGCTTCGGCATCCTGATGCCCCAGAGCATGGCGGGAGCCCTCGCGCCCAACCCGCAATGCGCCGGCTCGGCCTCCTCGCTGTTCGGCTTTCTGCAGATGACCGTGGCGGCACTGATCGGCACTTTGGTCGGCCAGTTCCATGACGGCACCTCTCAGGCCATGGCCCTGACGATCGGCCTGGCCGGCGTGCTCTCGATGGCCAGCTTCTGGTGCCTGGCCCGGCCCGCCTCGCGGCAGGCCGAGACCCGCCCTTCGCCGGCGAAGTGA
- a CDS encoding aminotransferase-like domain-containing protein — MTASTRYDDVADLLARRIAQGTYTVGDRLPSIRELCREQGISVTTAQSAYARLEEMGLAAARPRSGHYVLPRPRPRDLPTVSRPAQRPLEVAQWDQVLAMVGSAPSADQPRRLGAGTPALDAATLKPLGRLLSGLHRDPDPRDLGYDSLAGHPPLRQQVARLATTSGCLLHPDDVVITTGCQEALAIALRMLAAPGDVVAVDSPSFYGAMQILEAHGLKVMEIPTDPRRGISLEALELALDQWPIRAIQITPTCNNPLGYTMPESRKRELIRLARRYDVAIIEDDIYGDLAFESPRPKAIKAFDDEGRVLLCSGVSKSLMPGLRVGWIAPGRYRDRALHEKYVSTGASATQPQRAVAAFIEKGHYQRHLREIARRYQRQRDIMTDWVSESFPDGTRISQPRGGFLLWVELPGPIDTPRLNERLAAERLHVAPGPMFSASGKYRHCLRLNYAERPTASLEAAIRRVGELAGEMLEYPDSEATLS, encoded by the coding sequence ATGACAGCCTCGACACGCTACGACGACGTCGCCGACCTTCTCGCCCGCCGTATCGCTCAGGGCACCTATACGGTCGGCGATCGACTCCCTTCGATTCGCGAGTTGTGTCGCGAACAGGGAATCAGTGTCACCACCGCGCAGAGCGCCTATGCGCGACTGGAGGAAATGGGACTTGCCGCCGCACGCCCCCGCTCCGGTCATTATGTGTTGCCGCGCCCCCGGCCGCGGGACCTGCCGACGGTATCCCGCCCCGCCCAGCGGCCACTCGAGGTCGCACAATGGGATCAGGTGCTGGCCATGGTCGGCTCGGCGCCGAGTGCCGATCAGCCTCGTCGCCTGGGGGCCGGCACGCCCGCCCTGGACGCTGCAACCCTCAAACCGCTCGGCCGACTGCTATCCGGTCTGCACCGTGATCCGGACCCTCGCGATCTCGGCTACGACAGCCTGGCCGGCCACCCGCCGCTGCGTCAGCAGGTGGCGCGCCTGGCCACGACATCCGGCTGCCTGCTGCATCCCGATGACGTGGTCATCACCACCGGCTGCCAGGAAGCCCTGGCCATCGCGCTACGCATGCTCGCCGCTCCCGGCGATGTGGTGGCCGTAGACTCGCCCAGCTTCTACGGCGCCATGCAGATCCTCGAGGCGCACGGCCTCAAGGTGATGGAGATCCCCACCGACCCGCGCCGCGGCATCAGCCTCGAGGCACTGGAACTGGCGCTGGATCAGTGGCCGATCCGAGCCATCCAGATCACGCCGACCTGCAACAATCCGCTCGGCTACACCATGCCCGAATCACGCAAGCGTGAGCTGATCAGGCTGGCCCGACGCTACGATGTGGCGATCATCGAGGACGATATCTATGGCGACCTGGCCTTCGAGTCGCCCCGCCCCAAGGCCATCAAGGCCTTCGACGACGAGGGACGGGTGCTGCTGTGCAGCGGAGTGTCGAAAAGCCTGATGCCCGGACTGAGGGTCGGCTGGATCGCACCGGGGCGATACCGCGACCGCGCCCTGCACGAGAAATACGTCTCCACCGGCGCCTCGGCGACTCAGCCCCAGCGTGCCGTCGCCGCCTTCATCGAAAAGGGGCATTACCAGCGCCATCTGCGCGAGATCGCCCGCCGCTACCAGCGCCAGCGCGACATCATGACCGACTGGGTCAGCGAGAGCTTCCCTGACGGCACCCGCATCAGCCAACCCCGGGGAGGCTTCCTGCTGTGGGTGGAGCTTCCCGGCCCCATCGACACTCCCCGGCTCAATGAACGACTCGCTGCCGAACGCCTGCACGTGGCGCCAGGGCCGATGTTTTCTGCCTCAGGCAAGTATCGTCACTGCCTGCGGCTCAACTACGCCGAGCGCCCCACCGCCTCGCTCGAAGCCGCTATCCGCCGCGTCGGCGAACTCGCCGGGGAAATGCTGGAATACCCAGACAGTGAAGCGACCCTGTCGTGA
- the pyrB gene encoding aspartate carbamoyltransferase, whose translation MSSHLLSVDSLSRDDVDHLIRVAARMEPVAQRRKVTRVLEGAVLGNLFFEASTRTRVSFHAAFCRLGGSVCDTTGFTFSSMAKGESLYDTSRVMSGYCDAIVMRHPEQGSVAEFAQATNVPVINGGDGPGEHPSQALLDIYTIDKEFALRGKQLAGAHILLTGDLKFGRTVHSLIKLLSLYAPMRITLVSPPGLEMPQHLVELVASRGHRVETRENLAGDFSDVDVVYTTRIQKERFTAEMSEGFSLSRDYTVDKAFMDQRVNDHAIVMHPLPRDSRPDANDLDVDLNGDPRLAIFRQTDNGIPMRMAIFATLLQVEDLVEKDMRDVPWFVPKTVGVDDVER comes from the coding sequence ATGAGCTCCCATCTGCTTTCCGTTGATTCCCTGTCACGCGATGATGTGGATCACCTGATTCGTGTCGCCGCCCGTATGGAACCGGTCGCCCAGCGGCGCAAGGTCACAAGAGTGTTGGAAGGTGCGGTCCTCGGCAATCTGTTCTTCGAAGCCAGCACCCGCACTCGAGTCAGCTTCCACGCGGCCTTCTGTCGGCTGGGCGGCAGCGTCTGCGACACTACCGGCTTCACCTTCTCCTCCATGGCCAAGGGCGAGTCGCTCTACGACACCAGCCGGGTGATGAGCGGCTACTGCGACGCCATCGTGATGCGCCACCCGGAGCAGGGCTCGGTGGCCGAATTCGCCCAGGCCACCAATGTGCCGGTGATCAACGGCGGCGACGGTCCCGGCGAGCACCCCAGTCAGGCGCTGCTCGACATCTACACCATCGACAAGGAATTCGCCCTGCGCGGCAAGCAGCTGGCTGGTGCCCATATCCTGCTCACCGGTGACCTCAAGTTCGGCCGCACCGTGCATTCGCTGATCAAGCTGCTGTCGCTCTACGCGCCGATGCGGATCACGCTGGTTTCGCCGCCGGGGCTGGAAATGCCACAGCACCTGGTCGAGCTGGTCGCCTCCCGCGGCCACCGCGTCGAGACCCGCGAGAACCTGGCCGGCGACTTCTCGGACGTCGACGTGGTCTATACCACCCGCATCCAGAAGGAGCGTTTCACCGCCGAAATGAGCGAGGGCTTCAGCCTCTCGCGGGACTACACCGTGGACAAGGCCTTCATGGATCAGCGAGTCAACGACCACGCCATCGTCATGCACCCGCTGCCGCGCGACAGTCGCCCCGACGCCAACGACCTGGACGTGGACCTCAATGGCGACCCGCGCCTGGCGATCTTCCGCCAGACCGACAACGGTATCCCCATGCGCATGGCGATCTTCGCGACCCTGCTCCAGGTCGAAGACCTGGTCGAGAAGGACATGCGTGACGTGCCCTGGTTCGTGCCGAAGACCGTCGGCGTGGACGACGTCGAGCGCTGA
- a CDS encoding DUF1127 domain-containing protein → MMHVRLANWRLAWQRQWQRHYTRRRLRDLDARLLDDVGISAARAEHEARKPFWRR, encoded by the coding sequence ATGATGCATGTTCGTTTGGCGAACTGGAGGCTGGCCTGGCAGCGCCAGTGGCAGCGTCATTACACCCGCCGCCGGCTGCGTGACCTCGATGCGCGGCTTCTCGACGATGTCGGCATCAGTGCGGCCCGGGCCGAACACGAAGCGCGCAAGCCGTTCTGGCGACGCTGA
- a CDS encoding YqgE/AlgH family protein, with protein sequence MQSLKNHFLMAMPHLEDPNFAGTLSYLCDYDEKGTMGVIVNRPLELTLDALFEQLELEGSDSPHRNVPVYYGGPTHKDRGFILHEGGSEDWDSSLQVADDIALTTSMDILQALAVGRGPERFLVCLGCAGWESGQLESELKDNAWLTVEGRADILFEVEPEQRLGASAGILGVDLNLMTREAGHS encoded by the coding sequence ATGCAAAGTTTGAAAAACCACTTCCTGATGGCAATGCCGCACCTGGAAGATCCCAATTTCGCCGGCACGCTGAGCTATCTGTGCGATTACGACGAAAAGGGCACCATGGGGGTGATCGTCAATCGTCCACTGGAGCTGACCCTCGATGCGCTCTTCGAGCAGCTCGAGCTCGAGGGGAGCGACAGCCCGCACCGCAACGTGCCCGTCTATTATGGTGGGCCGACGCACAAGGATCGCGGCTTCATCCTGCACGAAGGGGGCAGCGAGGACTGGGATTCGAGTCTTCAGGTGGCCGATGACATCGCCCTGACCACCTCCATGGATATCCTCCAGGCCCTGGCCGTCGGCCGTGGCCCGGAGCGCTTTCTGGTCTGTCTCGGCTGCGCGGGTTGGGAATCCGGCCAGCTGGAATCCGAGCTCAAGGACAATGCCTGGCTCACCGTGGAAGGTCGGGCCGATATTCTCTTCGAGGTGGAGCCCGAGCAACGTCTCGGCGCCAGCGCCGGCATTCTCGGCGTCGACCTCAACCTGATGACCCGCGAGGCGGGGCATAGCTGA
- the gshB gene encoding glutathione synthase, whose product MNDRPLKVGVVMDPIADLSYKKDSSLAMLWAAQDRGWSLHYMEQEDLFLRDGRAHARWRELEVYRDPEHWYALGESRVAPLAELDVVLMRKDPPVDGRFLDAVHLLGFAEREGVLVVNPTRALLECNEKLFAQQFPQCCAPTLVSSRDTEIRAFHAEHGDVILKPLDGMGGSGIFHVGPEGRNLGAVIETLTERGTRQAMAQRYLPEIKDGDTRILLVEGEPVPYGLARVPMAGETRGNLAAGGRGVSRELTDRDRWLVEQVQPMIREKGLMFVGLDVIGDYITEINVTSPTCVREIDDQRGTDIAGSLMDAISRRLAG is encoded by the coding sequence ATGAACGATCGTCCCCTCAAGGTCGGCGTGGTGATGGATCCCATCGCCGATCTCAGCTACAAGAAGGACTCCAGTCTGGCGATGCTGTGGGCCGCCCAGGATCGCGGCTGGTCGCTGCACTATATGGAGCAGGAAGACCTGTTCCTGCGCGATGGTCGGGCTCACGCCCGCTGGCGCGAACTCGAGGTGTATCGCGATCCCGAGCACTGGTATGCGCTGGGTGAGTCCCGGGTCGCGCCGCTCGCCGAGCTGGACGTGGTGCTGATGCGCAAGGATCCGCCGGTGGACGGCCGCTTCCTCGATGCCGTGCATCTGCTCGGCTTCGCCGAACGCGAGGGCGTGCTGGTGGTCAACCCGACCCGCGCCCTGCTGGAGTGCAACGAGAAGCTGTTCGCCCAGCAGTTCCCGCAGTGCTGCGCGCCGACCCTGGTGTCCAGCCGGGATACCGAGATCCGCGCCTTCCACGCCGAGCATGGCGACGTCATCCTCAAGCCCCTGGACGGCATGGGTGGCAGCGGGATCTTCCACGTCGGCCCCGAAGGCCGCAATCTCGGGGCGGTGATCGAGACGCTGACCGAGCGGGGCACTCGACAGGCCATGGCCCAGCGCTATCTGCCGGAGATCAAGGACGGTGACACCCGCATCCTCCTGGTGGAAGGCGAACCGGTCCCCTATGGCCTGGCCCGGGTACCCATGGCCGGCGAGACGCGAGGCAATCTGGCCGCCGGTGGTCGGGGTGTCAGCCGCGAACTCACCGACAGGGACCGCTGGCTGGTCGAGCAAGTGCAGCCGATGATCCGCGAAAAGGGGCTGATGTTCGTCGGCCTCGACGTCATCGGCGACTACATCACCGAAATCAACGTGACCAGCCCGACCTGTGTGCGCGAGATCGACGATCAGCGCGGCACCGATATCGCCGGCTCCTTGATGGATGCTATCTCTCGGCGTCTCGCCGGGTAG